AGTACAACATGAAAGATAAATCTTATTTAACAAATTTCACCAACCATCAGCTAGAACTCGGTTTTTTTGTAACTTCAATGCCTAAATAGGTTTCCGGGGACTTTATCATTAGCCTCTTTCATACTTATAATAGCCAACTTTTCAATGCTTCAATCATTCAAGGGATAAATTAACGATTTTACTCAATAGAAGTTGAATTTCAGCACGAGttaagaaaataagaaataaaaaagaacaatCACAAGAACAGTATCTCATTCTTATAATCTTATCATTTAGACTTGCAcacaaaaaattgaaaaaaaccAAACAACCTAATTTACCTTCCAAGCCAGAGAGAAGCCAAGTGGTCTTGCAACAAAACTGCTAACAACCCAACACAGAGCACAAAGCAAAGCACCCAAGGAACCAGCTTTAGGATCCAAGATTACATAATAAGCAGCGTAGATCAGAGCAACAATGAAGCCTACATTCCAAACCAAAACCACATCGCTCTGCCATAGAGAAAACTCAAGGTTTGGGAGATTGAAGAAGGGGGGGATGAAGTAGAGAATGACAAGTGCTGTGAAGAATATTGGCCAAACAAAGAACTCGTGGATTGCTATGTTAACTGGGTTGTTATGGTATGCTCCATAGAAAGCAAACTCGTCTTCAAGATTGAATAATCCAATCTTTCCCATCGATAACAGGGAAAAGTTCCTTTGGGGAttcttgaaaagaaattaaatgggaGCTATGAGAGAAGAATCAGGGAACACGGGATTTTTATGGGCAAGGTTTGACGAATAGGGTGACGTAATTAACGTTTGGAATGAACTAGTGAGGGGAACTTTTGGATGATGAAAGTTGAGAATGTTTAGTCGTATAAATTAATACTGGTTAGGTTTGTTTAGAATGTGTGATTGATTGAACTGAAAAGCGGGGAAACAGAATCACCGATCATTCATATCGTATGTTGCTGAGATACTCTTAAGTCGTGCTAACTTACAAGGGACAAAGAAGGATCCATGGTAGGTAAAATAGTGGAGTTACAttgaatgaatccacctttaagGAAAAACCTGCATAATCCGTCTCTGCACGCAGTGTCGGAGTGGGACGGGCAAGTGTGACGAACGCCcgcttatttattttttctggacttttcaacccaattactattaaaaaaaaaaacatttatcAACCTGATATATAATAATACTAATAGAAATTCTGTGCAATGCACGAGTTGAAAATTTTTGTTTCATGTTTTGATCTTTTTACGTTACTAAAAATAGTCTagtatattaaatttttaattaaatgtaatagatttatttattttatcataaCTCAAAATACACAAgtatcttttttaatttctcataatttgCATAAGTATCCATGTTTTTCGAAATATTCATTTTGATGAGCACTTCTTAAAATGGCTATATAGATTCTGTCTCACAGTATATTGTATCTTGTTCAATTTCATAAATTATGCGaatacaatttaaaaatataaacaatacAATTCAAAAGATAAACATAAATAAGAATCATAACCAATATAATTtatgtatattaaaaaaattctttgaTTTATCatgttaaaataatttatatatttgataaaaaatttattttacaaaaatataagttgtcattttttatactaataaagGTCTATTAAAAAAAGTATCAGAAAGAGAGGGccaaatacataaaaaaatgaagaatttaagaatttgaaaaaaattactaCTTTGATCATTTATTCTGTTTAAATGTTGAtcgaagaaagagaaaaaaagaatgGATATTTGGAATGTCTCATCAAACTTGTTATTTTTCAAGattaaagaaagaagaagaacgatAAGTGTAAAACTTCTTTTGCCCAACTTTAACTTGTTCCTACAAATCTCTCAACCACTACCTTTTAATCAAAATCCTAACTTAGATGAGAGAAAGCGCACTACAAAGGAcgttttttggttttttttttttttttgctttctcttcTATTCTTCATTAGAATATATGCAATGTATGGACAAAAAATATCCGTTGCCAAAATTTactttgataaattttttttacccACAGTCCTAATTTATACCCCTCCTTGAtacaacaaataatattttactgTAATTACCACACTCTAATATCCAACTATCAATACATATGATCAAAAACTAATAAATGTTTGCTATTTATTAACCGAAACAGTAGCAGCTGTAGGATTAAGTTTTCAACAACGAAGTCTTCAGAGAAAACTTAGTAGATCCACAGACATTTGTCTTGGCCAAAAACACTCATTTCACCCGAAACAGCGAACTCAAACAATCATTTCACCCGAAATAACAAACTCAAGTACTATAAAACATGTAGAATAGTGAACGTgaaaaaaagaatataaaaaacaataaaagttataaaattaTGGCTCACTCAGCCGTATTAACTTAAAGATTATTTGGAATTAAaatgataacaaaaaaaatttttactcttaaaatttttactcTAAATTATTGTTGCGTTGAATTGGGACTACATAAAATCATAATCACAAAAACTCAACTATTATTTCTTATATTCTTTTTCAACCTAATCATTGTGTATGACAATAAAAGTAAATTCAGATAGAAGTTCAGTGTATAAATTTTCATTAAAATgggttaaaaaattttaatgaattGTTACTTAAAATACACAAGTGAATTTGAAACTCAATTTAGCTGtgacaaaaaaaagaaacaaatataGACGGCAGCAGTTGGAATTAaaacattaaattttataagTTTTCTCACTTTTTACAACAGaagtattttattatttcaaaggCATAAAagtatatcttttaaaaatcgaaaaatagaAGGCTCAAAATTAAGAAAGATGGCATGAGtaatccaaaaattaaaaaagttatttaataaaaaaaagt
The genomic region above belongs to Arachis stenosperma cultivar V10309 chromosome 5, arast.V10309.gnm1.PFL2, whole genome shotgun sequence and contains:
- the LOC130979527 gene encoding 2-hydroxy-palmitic acid dioxygenase mpo1-like gives rise to the protein MGKIGLFNLEDEFAFYGAYHNNPVNIAIHEFFVWPIFFTALVILYFIPPFFNLPNLEFSLWQSDVVLVWNVGFIVALIYAAYYVILDPKAGSLGALLCALCWVVSSFVARPLGFSLAWKVVLVAQVVCWTAQFIGHGVFEKRAPALFDNLAQALVMAPFFVLLEALQTLFGYEPYPGFQASVQAKIEANIKEWKEKHHKLIMS